A region from the Streptomyces tsukubensis genome encodes:
- a CDS encoding PP2C family protein-serine/threonine phosphatase: protein MIRSSSARPRPGPPRAGRPRAHGPAAARARPGAIRPLRRLLPFGLPVACAAAALVGRVVMPHDHPESLAERIVAALVLLTVGTAVVIGARRRLRRELRRARAVAHATQSVLLRPPPARLEGLSVAAGQLSASRGAIVGGDLYEAVATPYGVRAVIGDVRGHGLPAIGAVAAVLGSFREAAHDEPELGGLLRRLDRAVQRHLRERARDEHPAASGTDPENPSAEEFVTLLLLEIDQDCGVRALNCGHPWPYRLGPGGARPLAAAEPLPPLGPFPLPAVLDPYLAEPLGPGEDLLLHTDGALEARDARGRFFGLRTALERIAAAPPAPPAAVIATLRAALLRHTGGRPGDDVALLLLRNDRHDRAASTGKEARGNRTGEPAGTPAAEPPAVVPAAPARH, encoded by the coding sequence ATGATCCGTAGCAGTTCTGCACGTCCCCGTCCGGGCCCGCCCCGGGCCGGACGGCCACGCGCCCACGGTCCGGCCGCGGCCCGCGCCCGGCCCGGTGCGATCCGGCCGCTGCGCAGGCTGCTCCCGTTCGGTCTGCCCGTGGCCTGCGCCGCCGCCGCGCTCGTCGGACGGGTGGTGATGCCCCACGACCACCCCGAGAGCCTTGCCGAGCGGATCGTCGCGGCCCTGGTCCTCCTGACCGTCGGCACCGCAGTCGTCATCGGCGCCCGCCGCCGGCTCCGCCGCGAACTGCGCCGGGCGCGCGCCGTGGCACACGCCACCCAGAGCGTTCTGCTGCGCCCGCCCCCCGCCCGTCTCGAAGGGCTCTCCGTCGCCGCGGGTCAGCTGTCCGCGAGCCGGGGCGCGATCGTCGGCGGCGATCTGTACGAGGCCGTGGCCACGCCGTACGGGGTGCGTGCCGTCATCGGGGACGTACGCGGCCACGGGCTGCCCGCGATAGGGGCCGTCGCCGCGGTCCTCGGCAGCTTCCGCGAGGCCGCGCACGACGAACCCGAACTCGGCGGCCTGCTGCGGCGGCTGGACCGCGCCGTCCAGCGCCATCTGCGCGAACGCGCCCGCGACGAACACCCGGCCGCTTCCGGCACCGACCCCGAGAACCCGTCGGCCGAGGAGTTCGTCACCCTGCTTCTGCTGGAGATCGACCAGGACTGCGGCGTACGGGCGCTGAACTGCGGCCACCCCTGGCCCTACCGGCTCGGCCCCGGCGGCGCCCGGCCGCTCGCCGCCGCCGAACCCCTGCCCCCGCTCGGGCCGTTCCCCCTCCCCGCCGTACTCGACCCCTACCTCGCCGAACCCCTGGGGCCGGGCGAGGACCTGCTCCTCCACACGGACGGGGCGCTGGAGGCGCGGGACGCCCGGGGCCGGTTCTTCGGCCTCCGTACCGCTCTGGAACGCATCGCGGCCGCCCCGCCCGCCCCACCCGCCGCCGTGATCGCCACCCTGAGGGCCGCACTGCTGCGGCACACCGGCGGCCGCCCCGGCGACGACGTCGCCCTGCTGCTGCTCCGCAACGACCGCCACGACCGCGCCGCGAGTACGGGGAAGGAAGCGAGGGGGAACCGTACCGGCGAACCGGCGGGCACCCCGGCGGCCGAGCCGCCCGCGGTCGTACCGGCCGCCCCGGCCCGGCACTGA